In uncultured Fibrobacter sp., a genomic segment contains:
- a CDS encoding GGDEF domain-containing protein, with protein MSKIMEKIYALFRMNILIFVLLLVTVIALFAYRNGLDDIVFLNLADYPYIIAQTDSVDGGSSAIAMERTDSSIIVDYELREGYAYPYAGVKIFLGDGKTRGKDLSRYDSIFVWVKPRGEGTVRLYMRGYDSAFYRAEDETSLKFNEIEFFPLEETYPAVFVPQEFRVASWWVAQNAINVHKARVDLSNVPLIEIQTGTNAPLGYGTLEIKGLCFKGKKIAKLDLVSILVALWFVSFLIILIIRFFDYSRERAKEKKKREELEKNLRALEIEKSEYERSSKEDPLTGCLNRAGFSSVLMREQENLSKNGRPVSFVMLDIDHFKHINDTYGHQVGDEVLVNLTKLIQGKIRNTDALVRWGGEEFVVLCGDTPIQNAQFLAEKLRIAIENTVLIKQQQVTCSFGIAEMIPDEDPKRLFERADKALYASKEGGRNRVTSATYKRTR; from the coding sequence ATGTCAAAGATAATGGAAAAGATATACGCCCTCTTTAGGATGAACATCCTGATCTTTGTGCTGTTGCTTGTGACCGTGATAGCCCTGTTCGCCTATCGTAACGGTCTCGACGACATCGTGTTCCTCAATCTCGCCGATTACCCCTACATTATCGCCCAGACGGACTCCGTCGACGGCGGCTCGTCGGCTATCGCGATGGAGCGTACGGACTCCTCCATCATCGTGGACTACGAGCTCCGCGAGGGGTATGCCTACCCGTATGCCGGCGTCAAGATATTCCTCGGCGACGGCAAGACCCGCGGTAAGGACCTTTCCCGCTACGATAGTATCTTCGTGTGGGTGAAGCCCCGTGGCGAAGGTACGGTCCGCCTGTACATGCGCGGCTACGACAGCGCGTTCTACCGTGCCGAAGACGAGACCTCCCTCAAGTTCAACGAAATCGAATTTTTCCCGCTCGAAGAGACCTATCCGGCGGTGTTTGTCCCGCAGGAATTCCGCGTGGCGAGCTGGTGGGTCGCCCAGAACGCTATCAATGTGCACAAGGCCCGTGTCGACCTGAGCAATGTCCCGCTTATCGAAATCCAGACGGGCACCAATGCTCCGCTTGGTTACGGTACCCTCGAAATCAAGGGGCTCTGCTTCAAGGGCAAAAAGATTGCAAAACTCGACCTCGTTTCTATCCTGGTCGCTCTCTGGTTTGTCTCCTTCCTCATCATCTTGATTATCCGCTTCTTCGACTATAGCCGCGAACGCGCCAAGGAGAAGAAGAAGCGAGAGGAACTCGAGAAGAACCTCCGCGCCCTGGAAATCGAGAAGTCCGAGTACGAACGCTCCAGCAAGGAAGACCCGCTCACGGGTTGCCTCAACCGCGCCGGTTTCAGCAGCGTGCTCATGCGCGAGCAGGAGAACCTGAGCAAGAATGGCCGTCCGGTCTCGTTCGTGATGCTGGATATCGACCACTTCAAGCATATCAACGACACCTACGGCCACCAGGTCGGCGACGAGGTGCTGGTGAACTTGACAAAACTTATCCAGGGCAAGATCCGTAATACCGATGCCTTGGTACGTTGGGGCGGCGAAGAATTCGTGGTGCTCTGCGGCGACACGCCTATCCAGAATGCCCAGTTCCTTGCCGAAAAGCTCCGCATTGCAATTGAAAATACCGTGCTCATCAAGCAGCAGCAGGTGACCTGCTCCTTCGGTATTGCCGAGATGATTCCCGACGAAGACCCGAAGCGCCTGTTCGAGCGCGCCGACAAGGCTCTCTATGCGTCGAAGGAAGGTGGCCGTAATCGCGTTACGAGCGCCACATATAAGCGTACCCGCTAA